A region from the Stygiolobus caldivivus genome encodes:
- a CDS encoding V-type ATP synthase subunit D: MSSRKILPTKINLINLKRQIKLTRTIKRLLENKREVLLLYLRQYADEYEKTYGEVNKVLSDVYSTYLKGVSAEGIGTVEQFANSIPPNLEVKSSTKLLFGVRIPIVELNDESIQKQPFGNIEISPLITKSREEIAEAFKKILLLVEMESAIRSLTLELRKTQRLINAIDTSILPYYNSSAKYIKSVLDDRTREEFIRLKIIRKVLQKRRVENG, from the coding sequence ATGAGTTCAAGGAAGATTTTACCAACTAAAATTAACTTAATAAATCTCAAGAGGCAAATTAAGCTAACTAGGACTATAAAGAGGCTTTTAGAGAATAAACGTGAAGTCTTATTACTTTATCTAAGGCAGTATGCGGACGAGTATGAAAAAACGTACGGTGAAGTGAATAAAGTATTATCTGATGTGTATTCGACGTATTTAAAAGGTGTATCTGCGGAGGGTATTGGTACTGTAGAACAATTTGCCAATTCAATACCCCCTAATTTAGAGGTAAAGAGTAGCACTAAGTTACTTTTCGGAGTTAGGATCCCGATAGTAGAATTGAATGATGAATCTATCCAGAAGCAACCTTTCGGAAACATAGAGATCTCTCCGTTGATAACTAAATCCAGAGAAGAAATAGCTGAAGCTTTTAAGAAGATATTGCTGTTAGTAGAGATGGAGTCTGCGATAAGGTCTCTTACACTAGAACTAAGAAAGACTCAGAGACTTATTAATGCAATTGATACTTCTATTCTCCCATACTATAATTCCTCAGCTAAATATATTAAAAGTGTATTAGATGATAGGACAAGGGAGGAGTTTATCAGATTAAAAATAATCAGGAAAGTTCTTCAAAAAAGGAGGGTTGAAAATGGCTGA
- a CDS encoding ATPase, giving the protein MAEQYINMLKIKLDEKKKEILAQLNAEFEKIVKQRTEDFENIKRNILKEVEK; this is encoded by the coding sequence ATGGCTGAACAATATATTAACATGTTAAAGATTAAGCTTGATGAAAAGAAAAAAGAAATATTAGCACAACTTAACGCAGAGTTTGAAAAAATTGTTAAACAGAGGACAGAAGACTTTGAAAACATTAAAAGAAACATTTTAAAGGAAGTGGAAAAATAG
- a CDS encoding V-type ATP synthase subunit K (produces ATP from ADP in the presence of a proton gradient across the membrane; the K subunit is a nonenzymatic component which binds the dimeric form by interacting with the G and E subunits), producing the protein MRKILLASLLIPILVATLSSAQTGLGTELAGINIGAGLAIGLAAVGAGVAVGMAAAAGIGVLTERRDMFGTILIFVAIGEGIAVYGILFAILMLFAKV; encoded by the coding sequence ATGAGGAAAATTTTGCTCGCATCTCTACTAATACCGATCTTAGTAGCTACTTTATCGTCTGCTCAGACTGGTTTAGGGACTGAACTAGCAGGAATTAATATAGGTGCAGGTCTTGCTATAGGCTTAGCTGCTGTGGGTGCAGGAGTAGCTGTAGGGATGGCTGCAGCTGCAGGTATTGGTGTGCTGACAGAAAGAAGGGATATGTTCGGAACAATTCTGATTTTCGTGGCTATAGGTGAAGGAATAGCCGTATACGGTATATTGTTTGCAATATTAATGTTATTCGCAAAGGTGTAA
- the proS gene encoding proline--tRNA ligase: MKITREKWEKNFSEWFDWVLREGEFYDYGRYPVKGVGIWLPYGFKIRRAVTEIIRNLLDSTGHEEVLFPLLIPEDLLRKESEHIRGFEGEVYWVTRGGSENLDVMLALRPTSETSITFMESLWISSYKQLPKKYYQIVSVFRYETKATRPMIRLRELTTFKEAHTVHESYDDAERQVKEAIDIYKKFFDELGIPYIISKRPDWDKFAGAIYTIAFDTIMPDSRVLQIGTVHHLGQHFSKVFDFKIQKKDGSLDYPHQTSYGISDRVIAALIALNGDDHGPVLNPKIAPIKVVIIPIPAKDEETNKKIMDYCDNISAELNKNSISNIVDKDPDRTPGEKYYIWELKGVPLRIEIGQREVNNNTVFVKRRDTFQGAAIQRTELVPKILDLLSQVAEDLRDNAREFMQAKIKLVEDVEQAKAMLENRSGVVEVPWCGDNNCGLKLEELTNSRVLGSPYDSPKDVSNKVCVVCKKPAKDTLRLAKTY, translated from the coding sequence ATGAAAATAACAAGAGAAAAATGGGAAAAGAACTTTTCCGAATGGTTCGATTGGGTTCTAAGGGAAGGTGAGTTTTATGACTATGGTAGATATCCAGTAAAAGGGGTAGGTATATGGTTACCTTACGGTTTTAAAATAAGAAGAGCAGTTACTGAAATAATCAGAAATTTACTAGACTCTACAGGTCATGAAGAGGTCCTTTTCCCTCTATTGATCCCTGAAGATTTGTTACGAAAGGAGTCAGAACATATCAGGGGATTTGAAGGAGAGGTCTATTGGGTAACAAGAGGTGGTTCAGAGAATTTAGATGTTATGCTAGCTTTAAGGCCAACTAGTGAGACTTCCATAACTTTTATGGAATCCTTATGGATAAGTAGTTACAAGCAATTACCTAAAAAATATTATCAAATTGTAAGTGTATTTAGATACGAGACTAAGGCTACAAGACCAATGATAAGGCTTAGAGAACTAACTACGTTTAAAGAAGCACATACTGTCCACGAGAGTTATGATGATGCGGAGAGGCAAGTTAAAGAAGCAATTGATATTTATAAGAAGTTCTTTGATGAACTCGGTATACCTTATATAATCTCAAAAAGGCCAGATTGGGATAAGTTCGCCGGTGCTATCTATACTATAGCTTTTGATACTATAATGCCTGATTCAAGAGTCCTGCAGATAGGGACAGTACACCATTTAGGCCAGCATTTTAGCAAAGTATTTGATTTCAAAATCCAAAAGAAAGACGGGTCGTTAGATTATCCACATCAAACTAGTTATGGGATATCTGACAGAGTAATAGCTGCATTAATTGCCTTAAACGGTGATGATCACGGCCCCGTCTTAAACCCTAAAATAGCACCAATTAAAGTTGTTATAATACCTATACCTGCAAAGGACGAAGAAACTAATAAAAAGATCATGGACTATTGTGATAATATTTCTGCTGAGTTGAACAAGAACTCTATATCAAACATAGTAGATAAAGATCCCGATAGAACCCCTGGTGAAAAATACTATATATGGGAGTTAAAAGGAGTACCTTTGAGGATAGAAATAGGCCAGAGAGAGGTTAATAATAATACAGTATTTGTAAAAAGACGAGACACCTTTCAAGGAGCAGCAATTCAGAGGACTGAGCTAGTTCCTAAAATTCTAGACTTATTATCACAAGTAGCTGAGGATCTAAGAGATAACGCGCGTGAATTTATGCAGGCTAAGATTAAACTTGTAGAAGACGTTGAACAAGCTAAAGCCATGCTTGAAAATAGGTCGGGAGTAGTAGAGGTACCATGGTGTGGAGATAATAATTGTGGACTAAAACTTGAGGAATTGACTAATAGTAGAGTTTTGGGTTCTCCTTATGACTCTCCTAAGGATGTTTCTAATAAAGTATGTGTAGTTTGTAAAAAACCAGCAAAAGATACTCTAAGGTTAGCAAAAACTTATTAA
- a CDS encoding 30S ribosomal protein S26e, producing MPKKRENRGRRKGDKGHVGYISCDQCGARVPEDKAICVTKPYSPVDPALAAELEKKGAIISRYPVTKCYCVNCAVYLGIIKIRPENERKQKAKLY from the coding sequence TTGCCTAAGAAAAGAGAGAACAGAGGAAGAAGAAAAGGCGATAAAGGACATGTAGGGTACATATCTTGTGATCAATGCGGTGCAAGAGTCCCTGAGGATAAAGCTATTTGTGTGACTAAACCTTATAGTCCGGTAGACCCTGCGTTAGCAGCCGAACTGGAGAAAAAAGGGGCTATTATCAGTAGATACCCAGTAACAAAGTGCTACTGTGTCAACTGTGCAGTATATCTGGGTATTATCAAAATCAGACCCGAAAATGAAAGAAAACAGAAAGCTAAACTTTATTGA
- the pdxS gene encoding pyridoxal 5'-phosphate synthase lyase subunit PdxS has protein sequence MRLYELSFYEIESFFYKLAEIKDILKDDNLLQVSPTLEKGDILQGTSMVKHAFPIFQKGGVVMDVTNVTQAQIAEDAGATAVMVLDKLPYDVRKSGGVARMADPKIIEEVMTSITIPVMAKVRIGHYYEARVLEALGVDMIDESEVLTPADEEHHINKWQFKVPFVNGARSLGEALRRINEGASMIRTKGEAGTGNVSEAVKHIKLINSEIAQLLSMSEEDRLKKSRELQVPYQLVELTVKLKRLPVVNFAAGGIATPADAALMMWLGADGVFVGSGIFKSSDPDQRAKAVVLATANWEDPEIVLEAQKMISESKSMMGIDIKTLKPEELLQVRGS, from the coding sequence ATGAGACTTTATGAACTTAGCTTTTATGAAATTGAAAGTTTTTTCTACAAACTAGCTGAAATTAAAGATATACTAAAAGATGATAATTTGCTACAAGTATCACCTACACTTGAAAAGGGGGACATATTACAAGGTACTTCAATGGTAAAACATGCCTTTCCTATATTCCAGAAAGGCGGAGTTGTGATGGATGTCACTAACGTTACTCAGGCACAGATCGCTGAGGACGCAGGTGCCACCGCAGTTATGGTCTTAGACAAATTACCTTATGATGTCAGGAAAAGTGGCGGTGTAGCTAGGATGGCTGACCCTAAAATAATTGAGGAAGTTATGACTTCGATTACTATACCCGTGATGGCTAAGGTTAGGATAGGTCATTATTATGAGGCTCGAGTGCTAGAAGCATTAGGCGTAGATATGATTGATGAAAGTGAGGTATTAACTCCAGCTGATGAAGAGCACCATATAAACAAGTGGCAATTTAAGGTACCATTTGTAAACGGTGCTAGGAGCTTAGGAGAAGCATTAAGGAGGATAAACGAAGGAGCTTCTATGATTAGGACTAAGGGAGAAGCTGGTACCGGAAATGTTAGCGAAGCAGTTAAGCATATAAAGTTAATTAATAGTGAAATCGCTCAATTACTTTCAATGAGTGAGGAAGATAGATTAAAGAAATCTAGAGAATTACAAGTTCCGTATCAATTGGTTGAACTTACCGTGAAGCTAAAGAGACTACCGGTAGTAAACTTTGCTGCTGGCGGAATAGCGACACCTGCTGACGCCGCATTGATGATGTGGTTAGGTGCAGATGGTGTATTCGTAGGGTCAGGAATTTTCAAAAGTTCAGATCCAGATCAAAGAGCTAAGGCAGTAGTCCTAGCTACTGCAAATTGGGAAGACCCAGAAATAGTCCTTGAAGCTCAGAAAATGATTAGCGAGAGTAAAAGTATGATGGGTATTGACATTAAAACGCTTAAACCAGAAGAACTGCTACAAGTAAGAGGTAGTTGA